The sequence below is a genomic window from Bactrocera neohumeralis isolate Rockhampton chromosome 4, APGP_CSIRO_Bneo_wtdbg2-racon-allhic-juicebox.fasta_v2, whole genome shotgun sequence.
TGATTCTGGATACATATGAGTAATCTGTtgacatatataaatatttacatgggCATAAAAAAGTGCACCcacttattaatatttatattacatctgtatgtatgtaatacagaTATGGAATGCAcgtattaatttataaaatactctcgttaaattttaaattatttttagttggaGGAATTTCGAGAGCTTTTGGAGTTAATGGAACTCttgtggttatttattatataagtacTTGTAGACTAACTGGATAGAAGGTTTTTTAATCACTAAAAAGAGCTATTAGACTCAGAACTCAGAATATGATCATGAAAACATATAAGGAAGACCGAATAAGCGCGGTCCGCAAAAAACATATGAGAAGGACCGAATATGCTTCAGGTTTCCAATGATAAGATTTAGCTAAAATAGTTCTAGTTACACTAAAAACACCTTGAACAATCGAAGTGGGGCAAGTTGTCGAGACTAAAGCATATGACGAGGATGGAATAGGCCCTGTTATCAAAAAACAAATGAGGGAACCAAACATGCTTGAGGTTTTCAGGAATAAGGCTAATCTAGAAAAGCTTTAGTTACACTAATAACACACTGACAAATCGAAGCTAGACAGTAATCACATATGGCAAGATTGCAGAAACTGGATGAGTATACCAAGATCATAGCCTATATTTATCAAGTTTTTTAGACTGAAGATAGCTTTTTGTAGTCTAGCgatatcaaaatttatatattagtgCATAAAGATCTGTTATAGGTAAGTAGGTAGGTAGAGTGGCTGTCTAATGACGCATTTAGGTCTTTAGGAGACCCATTATGATGCCACTGGGCCCAAAGTTCCCTCCTCTATTGGCTCCTCTCTGAACGACCGCATGcttctgtgaaaaattttatctGCGCAACTTTCGAGACGTTGTAAAGAAAATCTCGACCGATAGTTGCTATTAACTTCCCAAATAGAGCCTTACAATCGCATAGAAGATGACGCCCGAAatcgaactgacgtatggaatgacttggcgcattttacgtcgagatttaaattgaaagcgtaaaaaaacagcttgtgcaagaactgaagccgctcgactaaCACAAGCGACAAGGCTTTGTTTTGTGGGCTCTAGAAaacttccaagaagatccaacgttttcgagccatactttgttcagcgaagaggcccatttttggctcaatgggtatgcaaaaatgcaaaattgccgcattaaGGACGAGGAGAAGCTTGAAGAGATTCATGAGCTGCCACTTCAtgcagaaaaacaacggtttgatatAGTTTTTGGGCCGATTTCATCTGCCATATTTCTCTAAAGTGACGCCGGTGAGAACATAATCGTCAATGCGGATCTTTATCGAACtaatgataaccgactatttgacacctaaaattgaagcttgtgatctcgacgacatttggtttcaataaggcggcgccacttcccacatatcgcatcagTCATAGGATTCATTGAGAACATAtttcggtgagtagataatttcacgtttaagGCCGGTCAACTGGTCACCAAGATAGTGTGATgtcacaccgttagattttttcctgtcGGGATATGGaaggtctaaagtctatgcggacaatcccgcttcgattcaggtcatGGAGCAAACCGTCACGCGTGTTATTTGCCAGTTAACAGACAAAATGCTCGATCGAGTCAttaaaaattggactcaacggatggacctaTGGCGTTTCCAGTTTACTGGTATGTTTGCCTATTAAACAGTGACCTGTTGGTACACCCCAGCGTTCTTATatcatttcttttcaatttcaatagtGGGTATGTGCGGCACATATTCCATTCATGCCACGTTTACCTGCTTGTTGAGCAAGTAAGGGATTTATTCCACCGAGACTCGGCTTTGTTTATAACATGTCTGTCAATAAAATATCTGCAAGTAGCCAGTGGCACATAAATACCCTCTTTTTCCGGAGTCTAATTGTAAGGTGGTGCCTGTTTTGGCTAGTTCATCAGCTTCGCTATTCCCAGGGAAATCAGACTGCCCTGGAACCCATTGCAGATCTGAAGTACCAACAAGTGAAGACCAACAAGTGAATCGTACCTCAGATTTCTGGAACAGTTTCAGATCTTTCAATAGAAATCAGGTTAAGCAAAAGTAAAACTCTGAAAAAACCCCCTTTAATATATATCTACTACGACTATGAGCAGGATTACTACTATTTATCTTGAAGTGTGATAATCTGGCAATAATTTCAGTTGCGCCTTACCTTCTCCTTTCACTTTCGAACACGAGTTTTGGGTTAGATTAACATTTAGTTTGAGTTTTATTTGCAGTTGACTTTTTCAGAAACTTATTGATATCAAGCTTTCTAAAATAAAAGCACGGCGTATCGCAAGAATATATATTTGCGAAGATCTCTGTCTTTGTAGCCAAGACTTTCGGCGAGGGAAGTGGCCGAAATTTGAAGTTACGCTTGTACTCCCTTTTAGCGACAAACTGTTTTTGCACAGCCGCTTCCTTGCGGCTTAACTGAAACTGTTTGCTGGCTGCAGATGCACGCGGAGCTGGTTGTTTAGAACTTCCAACATTGATTTTCATCCTCGGCTCCGCAATAATTGAGTTAAATCGAATATTTGCTACTTTCATCGGCATTACTTTTTGTGCATGTCTTGAGGTCGATGCTCTTCTAAGCTGCGGCTCTTCCAGGTCATCAAGATCAAACAGTTTTGCTTGCGTGAGCGTTGCTGCATCCAGCATCCAGTGAAGAAGACGTCGTCGTACACCGCCAGTTACAATTTTTGGAATGCTTTGTGAATGGCTGAGTTTCTTTTTGATCGACACGTAGGGAACGCGTTTGATAGCGGGTTGGATGACGGGTTGAATGGCGGCTTCCATTGCAATTTCGTAACGACCAACAGCAGGTTGAAAGCTTTGATGACGCGGTATATAGCTCATTCGTTTTTCTGGTACACaggaattttgtaaaaatacatgTGGATTTGGTTTAGCTgcatttgttcggagattgctGATAGAGTAGGGGAAAGAAGTATAAGTAGGAGACCAATAATAGTTTGTTTGGGGGCTTAAAGATCAAAAAAAGATCTCTCTGGCAGACCTCTCTCTGTTTCTATGATCTTAGTAGACAAGAATACGTACTAATGTTGAGATGTTAAATCCCAATTTAGATTAAGACGGTTTAGTTGGGAGTCCTTTGCCAGATCGCTTTGCTTTTCGGCGAGATCGCTCTGTGAATTCCATTTTGTGCCGCGACCTTTCGGTGTcactaaattttgtaaatatatattttattttaaaatactatcGTATATTCTTTGTCACTCTCACTTGTCCGAAATTTGCCTTTGTAATGATTATGTCGATTCGTGAAGCGATCGCTATCACGCGGTATATTATAGAACTGCCAGTTTGTGACTTGTGCATTACCTAAGGACAACTTGTTCGTAGACGATCTATGCCAGTAAGCGCCGCCTAACCCGCGTCGTTTCTCAAATGGTATTTTGTCGGTTTCGTAGATATTCGGtggtaaatgaaaatatttggtaTCACTGTGGTCGCGCACCAGCTTGATGTGTCGCAAGTTTATGCAGGGTCTTGGGTTTTCTGCATATATTCCAATGCGTTTTTCATAAACGCTTCGCATTTTCGTATTCAGTCGCTTTTCTGGAAGTGAATTGATAAGATAGTGGTTTgtggttatatgtatgtaaagtgtCGTTCATACCTTCTTCACACATTTTCTGGATGATTTCCTCAGTTCTTGTTCTGTATTCATAACTTTTCTTCGAGCTGACGCCTTTTGGCAATAAAATggttaattttgtataaatttgtagGGTATAAGTTAGTGTTTACTTACGGGTGGCTAGGAACAGGGGTAGGGTCAGACGGTCCGttagaaaattaatttcattacgCCTGCAGTATTGATGGTGCATTTTTCCAATGGTCTCGGAACGTctattggtatatatgtatatattatctCGAAAAGTTTGTTTATATTCTATGAAAAGTAACTTGTGCCTCTGTctctctattttatttatatatcaaatattatattGCCTATTCCTAttctatataaatattgtaactcTTCGATTATAAagcctagaaaaaaatatacatttcttttattggttatctgtataaaatttatattaaaattaattattcagtTAAAATGACGTTTTTAAGTGTATGCTACTTTCTTAATCAACTTTTGATGCAAGGGAAGTAGTTGCTCTCCCTTTAATGGAGtaaacaacagcgcaccagtcatTTCTTCTCAGCCAGCGGGTACTGACTCGAATACTTCAAGGCTGTAGTGTTCTCATCCATCCAACCAACATGACCTAATAAGCGTAGTCAATTTCCCCGTATATCTCATCGTTCCAATCCGCGGCCTTTTCAGACCTGTAAAGTTatgtctttgttcgtcgagagaagactttacttttcagttgcctactcagttcaaGGTAGATTTTAAAGCTGATATTgttgctggtttcaagatagacgaagttatctacgacttcaaagttgtgaAGGTCAACAGAGACGCGTGAGCCAAGCaccgaatgcgacgactgtttttttctTGATGACAGGAGAAATAGTACTTCGTCTTGTTCTCATTCACAACCAGGTCTAAACGTTTCGCTTCCTTTTCCAGTCTGGAAaaggcagaactaacggtgcgctTGTTGAGAccaattatatcaatatcatcggcatatccCAGCAGCTGTAactcttttaaaatattctctatttagctctgcttctgcaatagattgaagaag
It includes:
- the LOC126755864 gene encoding uncharacterized protein LOC126755864; the encoded protein is MHHQYCRRNEINFLTDRLTLPLFLATRVSSKKSYEYRTRTEEIIQKMCEEEKRLNTKMRSVYEKRIGIYAENPRPCINLRHIKLVRDHSDTKYFHLPPNIYETDKIPFEKRRGLGGAYWHRSSTNKLSLGNAQVTNWQFYNIPRDSDRFTNRHNHYKGKFRTMTPKGRGTKWNSQSDLAEKQSDLAKDSQLNRLNLNWDLTSQHYNLRTNAAKPNPHVFLQNSCVPEKRMSYIPRHQSFQPAVGRYEIAMEAAIQPVIQPAIKRVPYVSIKKKLSHSQSIPKIVTGGVRRRLLHWMLDAATLTQAKLFDLDDLEEPQLRRASTSRHAQKVMPMKVANIRFNSIIAEPRMKINVGSSKQPAPRASAASKQFQLSRKEAAVQKQFVAKREYKRNFKFRPLPSPKVLATKTEIFANIYSCDTPCFYFRKLDINKFLKKSTANKTQTKC